One Mangifera indica cultivar Alphonso unplaced genomic scaffold, CATAS_Mindica_2.1 Un_0003, whole genome shotgun sequence genomic region harbors:
- the LOC123205297 gene encoding histidinol dehydrogenase, chloroplastic-like isoform X2 has translation MMDTQLLCFNRTTVFLKPLQKSRLPFFVARRNSLFSPSGLNCTRTRCSMKSYRLSELTNAEVENLKTRPRIDFLSIFSTGQPIVSDVRNRGDASVKNYTERFDKVKLDKIVENVSELPDPKLDPAIQEAFDVAYDNIYAFHLAQKSAEQSVENMKGVKCKRVARSIGSVGLYVPGGTAVLPSTALMLSVPAQITGCKTIVLATPPSQDGSICKEVLYCAKKAGVTHILKAGGAQAISAMAWGTESCPKIFGPGNQYVTAAKMIFQEKRGYKREKL, from the exons ATGATGGACACTCAGCTTCTCTGCTTTAACCGCACCACCGTTTTTCTTAAACCTTTGCAGAAATCTCGTCTTCCATTCTTCGTTGCGCGTAGAAACTCACTATTCTCTCCCTCAG GGTTAAATTGTACTAGAACAAGGTGTTCGATGAAGTCTTATAGATTGTCAGAGCTTACTAATGCCGAGGTGGAAAACTTGAAGACTCGACCTCGTATTGATTTCTTGTCTATTTTCAGCACG ggCCAACCGATTGTTTCTGATGTTCGGAATAGAGGAGACGCTTCAGTGAAAAA TTACACTGAGAGGTTTGATAAAGTGAAACTTgacaaaattgttgaaaatgtcTCTGAGCTTCCTGACCCAAAG CTTGACCCTGCTATTCAAGAAGCATTTGATGTGGCATACGACAACATATATGCTTTTCATCTTGCTCAGAAATCAGCTGAGCAAAGTGTGGAGAATATGAAA GGTGTTAAATGCAAAAGGGTGGCGAGGAGCATTGGTTCTGTTGGTCTTTATGTGCCAGGAGGAACTGCTGTTTTACCATCAACTGCTTTGATGCTTTCAGTA CCTGCTCAAATTACTGGGTGTAAAACTATTGTTCTGGCGACTCCACCAAGTCAGGATGGCAGCATATGTAAG GAGGTACTGTATTGTGCCAAGAAAGCTGGTGTGACTCACATCCTTAAAGCTGGAGGAGCACAG GCCATATCTGCTATGGCTTGGGGGACAGAATCTTGCCCAAAG ATTTTTGGGCCTGGAAATCAGTATGTCACAGCAGCAAAAATGATTTTCCAA GAAAAGAGAGGGTATAAAAGGGAGAAATTGTAA
- the LOC123205297 gene encoding histidinol dehydrogenase, chloroplastic-like isoform X4, which yields MKSYRLSELTNAEVENLKTRPRIDFLSIFSTGQPIVSDVRNRGDASVKNYTERFDKVKLDKIVENVSELPDPKLDPAIQEAFDVAYDNIYAFHLAQKSAEQSVENMKGVKCKRVARSIGSVGLYVPGGTAVLPSTALMLSVPAQITGCKTIVLATPPSQDGSICKEVLYCAKKAGVTHILKAGGAQAISAMAWGTESCPKFKYRFKKIIIENCVTFDTKNVPLHQFAG from the exons ATGAAGTCTTATAGATTGTCAGAGCTTACTAATGCCGAGGTGGAAAACTTGAAGACTCGACCTCGTATTGATTTCTTGTCTATTTTCAGCACG ggCCAACCGATTGTTTCTGATGTTCGGAATAGAGGAGACGCTTCAGTGAAAAA TTACACTGAGAGGTTTGATAAAGTGAAACTTgacaaaattgttgaaaatgtcTCTGAGCTTCCTGACCCAAAG CTTGACCCTGCTATTCAAGAAGCATTTGATGTGGCATACGACAACATATATGCTTTTCATCTTGCTCAGAAATCAGCTGAGCAAAGTGTGGAGAATATGAAA GGTGTTAAATGCAAAAGGGTGGCGAGGAGCATTGGTTCTGTTGGTCTTTATGTGCCAGGAGGAACTGCTGTTTTACCATCAACTGCTTTGATGCTTTCAGTA CCTGCTCAAATTACTGGGTGTAAAACTATTGTTCTGGCGACTCCACCAAGTCAGGATGGCAGCATATGTAAG GAGGTACTGTATTGTGCCAAGAAAGCTGGTGTGACTCACATCCTTAAAGCTGGAGGAGCACAG GCCATATCTGCTATGGCTTGGGGGACAGAATCTTGCCCAAAG TTCAAAtacagatttaaaaaaataattattgaaaattgtgTTACTTTTGACACAAAAAATGTTCCTCTTCATCAATTTGCCGGTTGA
- the LOC123205297 gene encoding histidinol dehydrogenase, chloroplastic-like isoform X1: MMDTQLLCFNRTTVFLKPLQKSRLPFFVARRNSLFSPSGLNCTRTRCSMKSYRLSELTNAEVENLKTRPRIDFLSIFSTGQPIVSDVRNRGDASVKNYTERFDKVKLDKIVENVSELPDPKLDPAIQEAFDVAYDNIYAFHLAQKSAEQSVENMKGVKCKRVARSIGSVGLYVPGGTAVLPSTALMLSVPAQITGCKTIVLATPPSQDGSICKEVLYCAKKAGVTHILKAGGAQAISAMAWGTESCPKFKYRFKKIIIENCVTFDTKNVPLHQFAG; encoded by the exons ATGATGGACACTCAGCTTCTCTGCTTTAACCGCACCACCGTTTTTCTTAAACCTTTGCAGAAATCTCGTCTTCCATTCTTCGTTGCGCGTAGAAACTCACTATTCTCTCCCTCAG GGTTAAATTGTACTAGAACAAGGTGTTCGATGAAGTCTTATAGATTGTCAGAGCTTACTAATGCCGAGGTGGAAAACTTGAAGACTCGACCTCGTATTGATTTCTTGTCTATTTTCAGCACG ggCCAACCGATTGTTTCTGATGTTCGGAATAGAGGAGACGCTTCAGTGAAAAA TTACACTGAGAGGTTTGATAAAGTGAAACTTgacaaaattgttgaaaatgtcTCTGAGCTTCCTGACCCAAAG CTTGACCCTGCTATTCAAGAAGCATTTGATGTGGCATACGACAACATATATGCTTTTCATCTTGCTCAGAAATCAGCTGAGCAAAGTGTGGAGAATATGAAA GGTGTTAAATGCAAAAGGGTGGCGAGGAGCATTGGTTCTGTTGGTCTTTATGTGCCAGGAGGAACTGCTGTTTTACCATCAACTGCTTTGATGCTTTCAGTA CCTGCTCAAATTACTGGGTGTAAAACTATTGTTCTGGCGACTCCACCAAGTCAGGATGGCAGCATATGTAAG GAGGTACTGTATTGTGCCAAGAAAGCTGGTGTGACTCACATCCTTAAAGCTGGAGGAGCACAG GCCATATCTGCTATGGCTTGGGGGACAGAATCTTGCCCAAAG TTCAAAtacagatttaaaaaaataattattgaaaattgtgTTACTTTTGACACAAAAAATGTTCCTCTTCATCAATTTGCCGGTTGA
- the LOC123205297 gene encoding histidinol dehydrogenase, chloroplastic-like isoform X3, whose amino-acid sequence MMDTQLLCFNRTTVFLKPLQKSRLPFFVARRNSLFSPSGLNCTRTRCSMKSYRLSELTNAEVENLKTRPRIDFLSIFSTGQPIVSDVRNRGDASVKNYTERFDKVKLDKIVENVSELPDPKLDPAIQEAFDVAYDNIYAFHLAQKSAEQSVENMKGVKCKRVARSIGSVGLYVPGGTAVLPSTALMLSVPAQITGCKTIVLATPPSQDGSICKEVLYCAKKAGVTHILKAGGAQAISAMAWGTESCPKFL is encoded by the exons ATGATGGACACTCAGCTTCTCTGCTTTAACCGCACCACCGTTTTTCTTAAACCTTTGCAGAAATCTCGTCTTCCATTCTTCGTTGCGCGTAGAAACTCACTATTCTCTCCCTCAG GGTTAAATTGTACTAGAACAAGGTGTTCGATGAAGTCTTATAGATTGTCAGAGCTTACTAATGCCGAGGTGGAAAACTTGAAGACTCGACCTCGTATTGATTTCTTGTCTATTTTCAGCACG ggCCAACCGATTGTTTCTGATGTTCGGAATAGAGGAGACGCTTCAGTGAAAAA TTACACTGAGAGGTTTGATAAAGTGAAACTTgacaaaattgttgaaaatgtcTCTGAGCTTCCTGACCCAAAG CTTGACCCTGCTATTCAAGAAGCATTTGATGTGGCATACGACAACATATATGCTTTTCATCTTGCTCAGAAATCAGCTGAGCAAAGTGTGGAGAATATGAAA GGTGTTAAATGCAAAAGGGTGGCGAGGAGCATTGGTTCTGTTGGTCTTTATGTGCCAGGAGGAACTGCTGTTTTACCATCAACTGCTTTGATGCTTTCAGTA CCTGCTCAAATTACTGGGTGTAAAACTATTGTTCTGGCGACTCCACCAAGTCAGGATGGCAGCATATGTAAG GAGGTACTGTATTGTGCCAAGAAAGCTGGTGTGACTCACATCCTTAAAGCTGGAGGAGCACAG GCCATATCTGCTATGGCTTGGGGGACAGAATCTTGCCCAAAG TTTTTGTAG
- the LOC123205342 gene encoding WAT1-related protein At5g13670-like, which produces MNFFKKSLPYLAMIFLQFNLASLAIIVKHALDNGLSPRVLVALRMIVAATFISPFAIVIESPVFGQNLYYTGMKNTTATFTVAMNNILPAMAVIMAWIFRLEIVKLRKLHSQAKILGTLVAVGGAMIMTFVKGTLLDLPWTNGRTIIFMKSAIDVQHTDLMKGAVLIVVGLFCWSCFIILQAHILRSYPSVLSLAALVCILSFMEGIILAFLVERGNTKIWSIFNPDAKLLAVIFGGMVSCSNYLIMGWLTKKGGPVFVTSFNPLGLVLVAIFSSFFLAERLFLGRVLGAVVIIIGLYMVLWGKSKDQRRSNSQNIQYDDAAAAAPQNHRQTAVINGDIETPSQSNVIVN; this is translated from the exons atgaattttttcaagaaatcaCTGCCATACTTGGCAATGATTTTTCTGCAATTTAACCTGGCATCCTTGGCGATCATTGTAAAGCATGCTCTGGACAATGGTCTGAGCCCACGTGTTCTGGTGGCACTCCGGATGATAGTTGCTGCCACTTTCATTTCTCCTTTTGCCATTGTCATAGAAAG TCCTGTGTTTGGCCAAAATTTGTACTATACTGGGATGAAAAACACTACTGCAACATTTACTGTTGCCATGAACAATATTCTTCCTGCCATGGCAGTTATAATGGCTTGGATTTTTAG GCTTGAGATTGTTAAACTTAGGAAGCTGCATAGCCAGGCAAAGATACTGGGAACCCTTGTGGCAGTCGGGGGAGCAATGATAATGACATTTGTAAAAGGAACTCTCCTGGACTTGCCATGGACGAATGGAAGAAccataatttttatgaaatctGCAATTGATGTACAACATACAGATCTAATGAAGGGTGCTGTACTGATCgtagttggtttgttttgctgGTCTTGTTTCATCATTTTGCAA GCACATATATTAAGATCCTACCCATCAGTGCTCAGTTTGGCGGCTTTGGTATGCATATTAAGCTTCATGGAAGGCATCATACTAGCCTTCCTAGTTGAACGAGGAAACACAAAAATCTGGTCCATATTCAACCCAGATGCCAAACTTTTAGCTGTAATTTTTGGT GGAATGGTGTCTTGCTCAAACTATCTCATAATGGGCTGGTTAACGAAGAAAGGAGGACCAGTTTTTGTAACTTCTTTTAATCCTCTGGGGTTGGTTCTCGTCGCAATTTTCAGCTCATTTTTTCTAGCTGAGAGACTCTTCCTAGGAAG GGTTCTTGGAGCAGTTGTGATTATCATTGGACTGTACATGGTGTTATGGGGTAAAAGCAAAGACCAACGTCGTTCAAATTCACAAAACATTCAATACGATGATGCCGCCGCCGCCGCTCCACAAAATCATCGACAAACGGCTGTAATCAATGGTGATATAGAGACTCCAAGCCAGTCCAATGTGATTGTTAATTAG